One Paralichthys olivaceus isolate ysfri-2021 chromosome 21, ASM2471397v2, whole genome shotgun sequence genomic window carries:
- the LOC109642721 gene encoding testisin yields MAARTMLILLICMVLLNQGSRAQDCGEAALNTKIVGGQNAKAGSWPWQVSVHLVQYHICGGTLISNEWVLTAAHCILTNETNSWILYFGRETQSGPNVNEVNRTVSQVIIHPNYSNLNNDIALMKLSSPVTFNNYIRPICLASNTSEFLNSTLCWATGWGKLGKNQSLPATKKLQEVEIPVIENEQCSSAYQKLINITNSMICAGKENKGACQGDSGGPLQCKQGSQWIQAGITSFGVPCALLGFPEVYARVSEFQDWVRQVAGARVGFVTYGNDTNKPSNKTTASTSSTLTAVLVFVTVFLQLI; encoded by the exons ATGGCAGCTCGGACGATGCTGATACTTTTGATATGTATGGTCCTGTTGAATCAAG GGTCAAGGGCTCAGG ACTGTGGAGAGGCAGCTCTGAACACAAAGATAGTGGGTGGCCAGAATGCCAAAGCCGGCTCGTGGCCCTGGCAGGTCAGTGTGCACTTGGTTCAGTATCACATCTGCGGAGGGACCCTCATCAGTAACGAGTGGGTGCTCACAGCAGCCCACTGCATCTTAAC GAATGAAACCAATTCATGGATTCTCTACTTTGGAAGAGAAACTCAAAGTGGTCCTAATGTGAATGAGGTGAACCGCACTGTTTCCCAAGTCATCATCCATCCTAACTACAGCAACCTAAACAATGACATTGCCCTGATGAAGCTCAGCAGCCCCGTCACTTTCAACAACTACATCAGACCCATCTGCCTGGCAAGTAACACCAGCGAGTTCTTAAACTCCACCCTCTGCTGGGCCACTGGATGGGGAAAACTTGGAAAAAATC AGAGTTTGCCAGCCACTAAGAAACTTCAGGAGGTGGAGATCCCTGTCATCGAAAACGAGCAGTGCAGCAGCGCTTACCAAAAATTAATAAACATCACTAACAGCATGATTTGTGCTGGGAAAGAGAACAAAGGAGCATGTCAG gGAGACTCTGGTGGACCTTTGCAGTGCAAACAAGGCTCACAGTGGATCCAGGCTGGCATTACCAGTTTTGGGGTACCTTGTGCCCTTTTGGGTTTCCCTGAAGTCTATGCCCGAGTGTCTGAGTTCCAAGACTGGGTCAGACAAGTGGCAGGAGCCCGTGTTGGATTTGTGACATATGGAAATGACACCAACAAACCTAGCAACAAGACTACGGCCTCCACATCATCAACCTTGAcagctgtgcttgtgtttgtgacagTGTTCCTGCAGCTCATTTAG
- the LOC138406198 gene encoding fructose-bisphosphate aldolase A-like, with protein MPHAYPFLTSEQKKELSDIAHRIVATGKGILAADESTGSVAKRFQSINAENTEENRRLYRQLLFTADDRADPCIGGVILFHETMYQKTDDGKLFTQYLKERKMVVGIKVDKGVVPLAGTNGETTTQGLDGLYERCAQYKKDGADFAKWRCVLKISNHTPSKLAILENANVLARYASICQMHGIVPIIEPEILPDGDHDLKRCQYVTEKVLAAVYKALSDHHVYLEGTLLKPNMVTAGHSCSHKYSNQEIAMATVTALRRTVPPAVPGITFLSGGQSEEEASINLNTMNQCPLHRPWALTFSYGRALQASALKAWGGKKENGKACQEEFIKRALANNQACQGKYVSSGGSSAGGESLFVENHAY; from the exons ATGCCTCACGCATATCCTTTCCTCACTTCTGAGCAGAAGAAGGAGCTCAGCGATATTGCTCATAGGATCGTCGCTACCGGCAAGGGAATCCTCGCCGCAGACGAATCCACCG GCAGCGTAGCCAAGCGCTTCCAGAGCATCAATGCTGAGAACactgaggagaacaggaggCTGTACCGCCAGCTCCTTTTCACCGCTGACGACCGCGCCGACCCCTGCATTGGTGGTGTCATTCTCTTCCACGAGACCATGTACCAGAAGACCGACGATGGCAAACTCTTCACCCAGtacctgaaagagagaaagatggtgGTTGGCATCAAGGTTGACAAAGGCGTTGTCCCCCTGGCTGGAACCAACGGCGAGACAACCACCCAGG GACTTGATGGACTGTATGAACGCTGCGCCCAGTACAAGAAGGATGGTGCTGACTTTGCCAAGTGGCGCTGTGTGCTGAAGATATCCAACCACACTCCCTCCAAACTGGCCATCCTTGAGAATGCTAATGTCCTGGCCCGCTATGCCAGCATCTGCCAGATG cacGGCATCGTCCCCATCATCGAGCCTGAGATTCTCCCTGATGGTGACCACGACCTGAAGCGGTGCCAGTACGTCACTGAGAAGGTCCTTGCTGCCGTCTACAAGGCTTTGTCCGACCACCATGTGTACCTGGAGGGCACCCTGCTCAAGCCCAACATGGTTACTGCCGGACACTCTTGCTCCCACAAGTACAGCAACCAGGAGATTGCCATGGCAACCGTGACTGCCCTGCGCCGCACTGTGCCCCCTGCAGTTCCTG GCATTACCTTCCTGTCTGGTGGccagagtgaggaggaagccTCCATCAACCTGAACACCATGAACCAGTGTCCTCTGCACAGGCCCTGGGCCCTGACCTTCTCATATGGTCGCGCCCTGCAGGCCTCTGCCCTCAAAGCCTGGGGTGGCAAGAAGGAAAATGGAAAGGCCTGCCAGGAAGAGTTCATCAAGAGAGCTCTG GCTAACAACCAGGCCTGCCAGGGTAAATACGTTTCCTCTGGAGGCAGCTCTGCCGGTGGAGAGTCACTGTTTGTAGAAAACCATGCTTATTAA
- the LOC109644069 gene encoding fructose-bisphosphate aldolase A, translating into MPHAYPFLTPEQKKELSDIAHRIVATGKGILAADESTGSVAKRFQSINAENTEENRRLYRQLLFTADDRVAPCIGGVILFHETMYQKTDGGKLFTQYLKERKMVVGIKVDKGVVPLAGTNGETTTQGLDGLYERCAQYKKDGADFAKWRCVLKISNHTPSKLAILENANVLARYASICQMHGIVPIIEPEILPDGDHDLKRCQYVTEKVLAAVYKALSDHHVYLEGTLLKPNMVTAGHSCSHKYSNQEIAMATVTALRRTVPPAVPGITFLSGGQSEEEASINLNAMNQCPLHRPWALTFSYGRALQASALKAWGGKKENGKACQEEFIKRALANNQACQGKYVSSGGSSAGGESLFVENHAY; encoded by the exons ATGCCTCACGCATATCCTTTCCTCACTCCTGAGCAGAAGAAGGAGCTCAGCGATATTGCTCATAGGATCGTCGCTACCGGCAAGGGAATCCTCGCCGCAGACGAATCCACCG GCAGCGTAGCCAAGCGCTTCCAGAGCATCAATGCTGAGAACactgaggagaacaggaggCTGTACCGCCAGCTCCTTTTCACCGCTGACGACCGCGTCGCCCCATGCATTGGTGGTGTCATTCTCTTCCACGAGACCATGTACCAGAAGACCGACGGTGGCAAACTCTTCACCCAGtacctgaaagagagaaagatggtgGTTGGCATCAAGGTTGACAAAGGCGTTGTCCCCCTGGCTGGAACCAACGGCGAGACAACCACCCAGG GACTTGATGGACTGTATGAACGCTGCGCTCAGTACAAGAAGGATGGTGCTGACTTTGCCAAGTGGCGCTGTGTGCTGAAGATATCCAACCACACTCCCTCCAAACTGGCCATCCTTGAGAATGCTAATGTCCTGGCCCGCTATGCCAGCATCTGCCAGATG cacGGCATCGTCCCCATCATCGAGCCTGAGATTCTCCCTGATGGTGACCACGACCTGAAGCGGTGCCAGTACGTCACTGAGAAGGTCCTTGCTGCCGTCTACAAGGCTTTGTCCGACCACCATGTGTACCTGGAGGGCACCCTGCTCAAGCCCAACATGGTTACCGCCGGACACTCTTGCTCCCACAAGTACAGCAACCAGGAGATTGCAATGGCAACCGTGACTGCCCTGCGCCGCACTGTGCCCCCTGCAGTTCCTG GCATTACCTTCCTGTCTGGTGGccagagtgaggaggaagccTCCATCAACCTGAACGCCATGAACCAGTGTCCTCTGCACAGGCCCTGGGCCCTGACCTTCTCATATGGTCGCGCCCTGCAGGCCTCTGCCCTCAAAGCCTGGGGTGGCAAGAAGGAAAATGGAAAGGCCTGCCAGGAAGAGTTCATCAAGAGAGCTCTG GCTAACAACCAGGCCTGCCAGGGTAAATACGTTTCCTCTGGAGGCAGCTCTGCCGGTGGAGAGTCACTGTTTGTAGAAAACCATGCTTATTAA